A section of the Anabaena cylindrica PCC 7122 genome encodes:
- a CDS encoding carboxymuconolactone decarboxylase family protein, which translates to MKYENAVLDDLELQESLKQINPKFGDFVTRVAGEAWGLPLIDQKTKALITIAVDVVNQGQTGPGSPFGAHVSMALKQGATPEEIEELLLFLCAYAGFNKVAGCFGALNEIMEK; encoded by the coding sequence ATGAAGTATGAAAATGCCGTTTTAGATGATTTAGAACTTCAAGAGAGTTTAAAACAGATAAATCCCAAATTTGGTGATTTTGTCACACGAGTAGCAGGTGAAGCTTGGGGACTACCGTTAATTGACCAAAAAACCAAAGCCCTGATCACAATTGCTGTTGATGTAGTCAACCAAGGGCAGACAGGACCAGGAAGCCCCTTTGGCGCTCACGTAAGTATGGCTCTTAAACAGGGCGCAACTCCTGAAGAAATTGAAGAACTGTTGTTATTCCTTTGTGCTTACGCAGGATTCAATAAAGTCGCAGGTTGTTTTGGCGCTTTAAATGAAATAATGGAAAAATAA
- a CDS encoding cation diffusion facilitator family transporter yields MNNSRLERLEQTSIYLSIGGTLFLSILGISFGLAIESAAVMLDGFFNIISLIMALATLWISRILKRPEGRKFQFGYKGFAPLLNLCKGLMIMGLSMFAFISAIAALLHGGRKVEASVAVIYTAIAAFTCLSIALVHNSIANKTGSPLVRVDAKNWIINGGISLSVGIVFTVITLIKNTPFNWFVDYADPTIVVVLVLLASPIPVKVVLESLNQLLLGAPAADLQKRINGIIDVATNQFPCAKHYLRITEVGEALYLHLYWLLPSQQALTSLEAVDEMRGKITDIVKQEFPNVTLDIIFTQDEEWFTTMNPV; encoded by the coding sequence ATGAATAATTCACGTCTTGAGCGTCTTGAACAGACCAGTATCTACTTATCTATCGGTGGTACTTTGTTTCTGTCGATTTTAGGTATCTCCTTCGGATTAGCGATTGAATCGGCAGCAGTGATGCTGGATGGTTTTTTTAACATCATTAGTCTGATCATGGCATTAGCTACCTTGTGGATTTCTCGAATTTTGAAACGTCCAGAGGGTCGAAAGTTCCAATTTGGTTATAAAGGTTTTGCTCCCTTGCTCAACCTGTGTAAGGGACTAATGATTATGGGACTATCCATGTTTGCTTTTATTTCTGCGATCGCTGCATTGTTGCATGGTGGTAGAAAGGTTGAGGCTAGTGTAGCTGTAATTTATACAGCAATCGCAGCCTTTACTTGCCTAAGCATTGCCTTAGTCCATAATAGTATTGCCAATAAAACAGGCTCTCCATTGGTGCGTGTAGACGCAAAAAATTGGATTATTAATGGAGGAATTAGTCTTTCTGTGGGAATTGTTTTCACTGTCATTACATTAATTAAAAACACTCCTTTCAATTGGTTTGTGGATTACGCCGATCCCACTATTGTTGTCGTCTTAGTGCTGCTTGCCTCTCCAATTCCCGTTAAAGTAGTATTAGAAAGTCTCAATCAACTCCTTTTAGGCGCTCCTGCGGCTGATTTACAAAAACGCATCAATGGCATCATTGATGTTGCAACCAATCAATTCCCCTGTGCTAAACATTATTTAAGAATCACTGAGGTAGGAGAGGCTTTATATCTTCATCTTTACTGGCTATTACCTAGTCAGCAAGCCCTAACTAGTTTGGAAGCAGTAGATGAAATGCGCGGCAAGATTACAGACATAGTGAAACAAGAATTTCCTAATGTTACCTTGGATATTATCTTTACCCAAGATGAAGAATGGTTTACCACAATGAACCCTGTATAG
- a CDS encoding iron uptake porin, which produces MLALIKLLASPMVIVGAIATSTFIGNIASAQVVLTDHSSLSESESTTPSNSADHFLDSSSIVNSDPAQIDSTVDESMAQINSVAQFSDIQPTDWAFQALQSLVERYGCIAGYPNGTFRGNRAMTRYEFAAGLNACLERINELITTATTDLVKQEDLSTLQRLQTEFTGELTSLRDRVDTLEARATQLETNQFSTTTKLLGDIRVQTNAYFSGDDRTQTSSQYLAFLGLLTSFTGRDLLVTGLATTNTTFPEIINTNNGNNVGGTREGASEASSAGDLFGDLRIITLGYQFPVGEKLNVDIIAINRYRFSPVFLTQFAPYYVRGLGPVGSFAIAPPMYLIGAGSGMSLSYKLFDSTVLKMSYLANFANDSNLGGLLNGDYVAAGEINYNPNPRLFLQFAYQHGYFSPGNFGFNNGQGFRGNGFVGTALANRFDDAGVLFSDASAVTTNGYLLGGYFALSPKVAIGGWANLIKARLLDKGDADIWNYSFQLAFPDLFKSGNHGGLVVGMEPTLTGLESDVPYAQFKNDTSLHLEAYYVHRISDRISITPSLTWITAPNQDANNNDIVIGGLRTTFSF; this is translated from the coding sequence ATGTTGGCTTTAATAAAATTACTCGCTAGTCCAATGGTAATAGTGGGGGCGATCGCAACTTCCACATTTATCGGTAATATTGCATCTGCTCAGGTAGTATTAACAGATCATTCATCTCTATCCGAATCAGAGTCCACTACCCCATCAAATTCAGCTGATCATTTCCTGGATAGTTCCTCTATTGTCAACTCTGATCCAGCGCAAATTGACAGCACTGTCGATGAAAGTATGGCTCAGATTAATAGTGTGGCTCAGTTTTCTGATATCCAACCCACAGACTGGGCTTTTCAAGCTTTACAATCTCTAGTTGAACGCTATGGCTGTATAGCAGGTTATCCCAATGGGACATTTCGGGGTAATCGTGCTATGACTCGTTATGAATTTGCCGCAGGTTTAAATGCTTGTTTAGAAAGGATTAACGAACTAATCACCACAGCTACTACTGATTTAGTAAAACAAGAAGACCTGTCTACATTACAGCGATTACAAACAGAATTTACTGGTGAACTGACATCCCTGCGCGATCGCGTAGACACATTAGAAGCACGCGCTACCCAGCTAGAAACAAATCAGTTTTCCACTACTACCAAATTATTAGGGGATATCCGAGTTCAAACCAATGCTTATTTCTCCGGAGATGACAGGACTCAAACCAGCTCTCAATATTTAGCTTTTCTCGGTTTACTGACTAGCTTTACAGGTCGAGATTTATTAGTCACAGGTTTAGCTACAACAAATACTACTTTTCCAGAAATTATCAACACCAACAATGGTAACAATGTGGGTGGAACTAGAGAAGGTGCTAGTGAAGCTTCCTCTGCTGGCGATCTCTTCGGTGATCTCCGCATCATCACCTTGGGCTATCAATTTCCCGTTGGCGAAAAATTAAACGTAGATATCATCGCTATCAACCGTTATCGTTTTAGTCCGGTTTTTCTAACTCAATTTGCTCCTTACTATGTCAGAGGACTTGGCCCTGTCGGTAGCTTTGCGATCGCTCCCCCTATGTATCTCATCGGTGCCGGTTCGGGTATGTCCCTGAGCTATAAATTATTTGATTCGACAGTACTCAAAATGAGCTACTTAGCCAACTTCGCTAACGACTCAAATTTAGGAGGTTTGTTGAATGGTGACTATGTAGCCGCCGGAGAGATCAACTATAATCCCAATCCTCGATTGTTCCTACAATTTGCCTATCAACACGGTTACTTTAGTCCTGGCAACTTTGGCTTTAATAACGGTCAAGGTTTTAGAGGTAATGGTTTTGTTGGTACTGCTTTAGCAAACCGTTTTGATGATGCAGGTGTTTTATTTTCAGACGCATCCGCAGTCACCACCAATGGTTATCTCTTAGGTGGTTACTTTGCACTTAGCCCTAAAGTCGCAATAGGTGGTTGGGCTAACCTGATCAAAGCTCGACTACTAGATAAGGGAGACGCTGATATTTGGAATTACTCATTTCAACTTGCTTTTCCCGATTTGTTTAAAAGTGGCAATCATGGCGGTTTAGTTGTAGGTATGGAACCTACCCTCACAGGTTTAGAAAGTGATGTTCCATATGCACAATTTAAAAATGATACGTCATTACATCTTGAAGCATATTATGTACATCGGATTTCCGACAGAATTTCCATCACACCCTCTCTCACATGGATTACAGCACCAAATCAAGATGCGAACAACAACGATATTGTCATTGGTGGTTTAAGGACTACATTTAGTTTTTAG
- a CDS encoding DUF4114 domain-containing protein, with protein sequence MTTNAPYIYVSKNLNDIIDADFLRNPFILADVESGSDKLNPNSLQIETPSFLATGFSQNGEVLFQEKTTATFQPSQGLYFDVVTAEQTNNKLDVFEFLIPPEATTVFHSHRQGVEFFYVLGGDPDNDDNPNVEDNDQVEFELNADLDGVFTADPNNPFSIQKDDEIEVNGIKLTTGSFVGLATGKIHTWSNTGKIPARIIALLTPSGIGEGFARVGAPAGLYDTSPEPHPILAANGTNNLVPTGVTLTQVEGLVPNDPQFYDFFKQVEVQPEVLDYLGFNAYPMTIEGVGSHTLYGVKADGSGAFQLSPPDEGPTGLVLGETAGSAVVGDNSPTLDDIVSAPLDPFLGTSYTKPFSLMRFGQNDGSFNPTPMAVNLFTVSAGQGKYSDVTDNYEVFGVLSGQLVFEFGENGNSHRQEVAEGDYIYIEPNNPFDFWASDQLSSSSANLIRFSGLNPTDPRLVVSTTEDDVFRLRGGDSSGKVNLKVTLAEYSSSFVNEIGAFAVDGDDGNIDGIAPGESGYTEAALARAKVLFSAISNSPQGFNQTDVSSLLEFNSGQRVRFFLINNSTLDAVSSGFTSKSEVLFSETYQDIEALTGDEFSLKWNDKSGNSNYKVKINATNESSFQGTTLQGSSAGEVLDFTSATTDVTAEFSIYREAAFNNFVGFYPILDAEGKIDTNNDGQADFSPGDAGYLQAAVNLYLRDIRLTVSNQGEATYQGNFTKGSIFAPFIIANGTPEAVLGNSTNIPAVYFPFLGANPGQADHIRLLGNNVFGFEDLPNGESDNDYNDVIVTVNISVNV encoded by the coding sequence ATGACTACGAATGCCCCTTATATTTATGTAAGCAAAAACTTAAACGACATTATTGATGCTGATTTTCTCCGCAATCCCTTTATCCTAGCTGATGTAGAATCTGGCTCTGATAAACTAAATCCCAATAGTCTTCAGATAGAAACTCCAAGTTTTTTGGCCACAGGGTTTAGTCAAAATGGAGAAGTTTTATTCCAAGAGAAAACCACAGCCACATTTCAACCATCTCAAGGCTTATATTTTGATGTTGTCACAGCAGAGCAAACAAATAATAAGCTTGATGTCTTTGAGTTTTTAATTCCTCCCGAAGCAACTACAGTTTTCCATTCTCACCGCCAAGGTGTTGAATTCTTCTATGTTTTGGGAGGAGACCCAGACAATGATGATAACCCCAATGTTGAAGATAATGATCAGGTTGAATTTGAGCTAAATGCTGATCTTGATGGCGTTTTCACTGCCGATCCTAACAATCCCTTTAGCATACAAAAAGACGATGAGATTGAAGTCAATGGCATCAAATTGACTACGGGATCATTTGTCGGTTTAGCAACTGGGAAAATTCATACCTGGTCAAATACGGGCAAAATTCCAGCTAGAATTATTGCATTATTAACACCTTCAGGAATTGGGGAAGGATTTGCTAGAGTTGGTGCCCCCGCAGGATTATATGATACCTCCCCTGAGCCTCACCCTATTTTGGCCGCTAATGGCACTAATAATCTGGTTCCAACCGGAGTAACCCTGACACAGGTAGAAGGATTAGTTCCTAATGACCCACAATTTTATGACTTTTTTAAGCAAGTAGAAGTCCAGCCCGAAGTCCTTGATTATCTGGGTTTTAATGCTTATCCTATGACCATTGAAGGAGTGGGTTCCCACACTTTATATGGAGTTAAAGCCGATGGTAGTGGTGCTTTTCAACTCAGTCCTCCGGATGAAGGTCCAACGGGTCTAGTGCTTGGAGAAACAGCTGGATCAGCAGTAGTAGGAGATAATTCCCCGACTCTTGATGATATTGTTTCTGCACCCCTAGATCCCTTCTTAGGAACTTCCTATACAAAACCTTTTTCCTTAATGCGGTTTGGACAAAATGATGGTTCTTTTAATCCCACTCCGATGGCAGTAAACTTATTTACTGTCTCTGCTGGGCAAGGAAAATATAGTGATGTTACTGACAATTACGAAGTCTTTGGGGTTTTAAGTGGTCAATTAGTGTTTGAGTTTGGAGAAAATGGTAATTCTCACCGTCAGGAGGTTGCTGAGGGAGATTATATCTACATTGAACCGAACAACCCTTTCGATTTTTGGGCATCGGATCAGTTGTCATCCAGCAGTGCTAATTTAATCCGATTCTCTGGACTGAATCCTACTGATCCCCGTTTAGTGGTAAGCACAACAGAAGATGATGTTTTTAGACTTAGAGGTGGTGATAGTAGTGGCAAAGTCAATTTAAAAGTCACTCTTGCAGAATACAGTTCCAGTTTCGTCAATGAAATAGGTGCATTTGCTGTTGATGGTGATGATGGCAATATTGACGGTATAGCTCCGGGGGAATCTGGTTACACTGAAGCAGCTTTAGCACGAGCTAAAGTCCTGTTCTCAGCTATTTCCAATTCCCCTCAAGGCTTTAATCAAACTGATGTGTCCAGCCTATTAGAATTTAACTCTGGACAGAGAGTGAGATTCTTCTTGATTAACAACAGCACTTTAGACGCTGTATCATCTGGATTTACCTCTAAATCAGAAGTACTGTTTTCCGAAACATACCAAGATATTGAAGCTTTAACTGGCGACGAATTTTCCTTAAAGTGGAACGATAAATCTGGTAACAGTAACTATAAAGTCAAAATCAACGCCACCAATGAAAGTTCATTTCAGGGTACAACTTTGCAAGGTAGCTCGGCAGGAGAAGTCCTTGATTTTACATCTGCTACCACCGATGTCACGGCTGAGTTTAGTATCTACAGAGAAGCAGCATTTAACAACTTTGTCGGTTTTTATCCCATCTTAGATGCAGAGGGTAAAATTGATACTAACAATGATGGTCAGGCCGATTTTTCCCCAGGCGATGCCGGTTATCTCCAAGCCGCTGTTAACTTATACCTGCGAGATATACGCCTTACTGTCAGCAACCAAGGAGAAGCAACCTACCAAGGAAACTTCACCAAAGGCTCAATCTTTGCACCATTTATTATTGCTAATGGCACACCAGAAGCAGTGTTAGGAAATTCTACTAACATTCCCGCAGTTTACTTCCCATTCTTAGGCGCTAACCCCGGTCAAGCGGATCATATTCGTCTACTCGGTAATAACGTCTTCGGCTTTGAAGATTTACCAAATGGTGAAAGTGACAACGATTACAATGACGTGATTGTGACTGTTAATATCTCAGTCAATGTCTAG
- a CDS encoding low temperature requirement protein A: MKKGLWQPPRLRIGEEHEERRATWLELFYDLVFVVAIAELSHNLSKDVSLAGFVGFVALFIPIWWCWIGATFYATLFDTDDLGDRLLTLLQMSIIIALTVNLHHGLSTSSHGFAISYIAARCILIIQYLIAGHHVPKARPLTNWYVKGCSIGAVFWLVSLLLPIPWRFGFWTLGLIVEFLTPLGTGQLAVQIPPNMSHVPERMGLFTIIVLGESVAAVVRGVAEKQWDTSSVLTAISGVSIAFSFWWLYFDSVDTSPLETMKVGKIKIFLTWLYSHLLLAISLAAIGVGVEHIIDKSGVNILPGNERWLFCGGVALCLMVLSIINFTTCILDKMQKGRILSAYRLGAGSFVLFLAVAGSKLSPVVLIALVACSCMVTVALDLLTKSQFSVSS; encoded by the coding sequence ATGAAAAAAGGTTTGTGGCAACCGCCTAGATTACGCATTGGTGAGGAGCATGAAGAAAGACGTGCAACTTGGCTGGAACTTTTCTATGACTTAGTGTTTGTAGTTGCGATCGCTGAATTATCTCACAATTTGAGTAAGGATGTTTCTCTGGCCGGGTTTGTTGGCTTTGTTGCCCTATTTATACCAATTTGGTGGTGCTGGATAGGGGCTACTTTTTATGCCACTCTTTTTGATACTGATGATTTGGGCGATCGCTTGCTGACTCTGCTACAAATGTCGATTATCATCGCTTTGACGGTAAATTTGCATCATGGGCTGAGTACATCTTCTCACGGGTTTGCAATTTCATACATAGCTGCTCGCTGTATTCTCATTATTCAATATCTGATTGCTGGACATCACGTACCAAAAGCCCGTCCCTTAACCAATTGGTATGTTAAAGGCTGTAGCATTGGTGCTGTATTTTGGTTGGTTTCGCTGTTATTGCCAATTCCCTGGCGTTTTGGATTCTGGACATTAGGTTTGATTGTCGAATTTCTGACTCCGTTAGGTACAGGTCAATTAGCAGTTCAAATCCCACCAAATATGTCTCATGTTCCCGAACGAATGGGACTATTTACAATCATTGTTTTAGGTGAATCAGTCGCCGCAGTAGTCAGAGGAGTAGCAGAAAAGCAATGGGATACCTCATCAGTATTAACTGCTATTTCCGGTGTGAGCATAGCTTTTAGCTTCTGGTGGCTTTATTTTGATAGCGTAGATACTTCACCATTAGAAACTATGAAGGTCGGTAAAATCAAAATCTTTCTGACTTGGCTTTATTCTCACCTGCTCTTGGCTATAAGTTTAGCGGCAATTGGGGTAGGAGTTGAGCATATAATTGACAAAAGTGGAGTTAATATCCTACCAGGAAATGAACGTTGGCTTTTTTGTGGTGGGGTAGCGCTCTGCTTAATGGTATTGTCGATCATTAATTTCACAACTTGTATTTTGGACAAAATGCAAAAAGGGAGAATTTTGAGTGCTTATCGTCTGGGAGCAGGAAGTTTTGTTTTATTCTTAGCAGTCGCGGGGAGTAAATTGTCTCCTGTGGTTTTAATTGCCCTTGTTGCTTGCAGTTGTATGGTGACAGTGGCGCTGGATTTACTAACCAAAAGTCAGTTTTCTGTCAGTTCTTAA
- a CDS encoding MBL fold metallo-hydrolase translates to MTRLIFLGSGSAFTIGANNFQSNILLVTEKNHKLLIDCGTDIRFSLHAAGFSYLDITDIYISHLHSDHVGGLEYIAFSSLFDPRCKKPHLYLSKDVSSNLWDRTLSGGLRSLDGDIANLETFFEEHKVDRQGYFMWQNIRFNLVRVIHVNNGFYLMPSYGLFFTLEGVKIFLSTDTQLCFDRNGDIYEQADIIFHDCETSLYQTPVHANYEQLAQLPEKIKNKMWLYGYQPGLLPDAKKDGFCGFVKCGQIFEFSSLHSQELKVRFGE, encoded by the coding sequence ATGACAAGGTTGATATTTTTAGGCTCAGGTTCAGCTTTTACAATCGGTGCTAATAACTTTCAGTCTAATATTCTTTTAGTTACTGAAAAAAATCATAAACTCTTAATTGATTGCGGAACAGATATTAGGTTCTCTCTCCATGCGGCTGGTTTTTCATATCTTGACATCACCGATATTTATATTAGTCATCTCCATTCTGATCACGTTGGAGGACTTGAATATATAGCTTTTAGTAGCTTATTTGACCCCAGATGCAAAAAGCCACACCTTTATTTAAGCAAAGACGTATCCAGCAATCTGTGGGATAGAACTTTATCCGGTGGACTCAGATCTCTTGATGGAGATATCGCCAATCTAGAAACATTTTTTGAAGAACATAAAGTAGACCGACAAGGTTATTTTATGTGGCAAAATATTAGGTTTAATCTAGTCAGAGTTATTCATGTTAATAATGGCTTTTATCTCATGCCCAGCTATGGGTTATTTTTTACCTTAGAAGGGGTAAAAATATTTTTATCCACAGATACTCAATTATGTTTTGACAGAAATGGAGATATATATGAACAGGCTGATATAATTTTTCATGATTGTGAAACCTCACTTTATCAGACTCCTGTTCATGCGAATTATGAGCAATTAGCACAATTGCCAGAAAAAATTAAAAATAAAATGTGGCTCTATGGTTATCAACCGGGATTGCTTCCTGATGCCAAAAAAGATGGATTTTGCGGGTTTGTGAAGTGCGGACAGATTTTTGAATTTTCATCCTTACATAGTCAAGAATTAAAAGTGAGGTTTGGAGAGTAG
- a CDS encoding CHASE2 domain-containing protein produces MLSTKPGTLVKMDLDKLKHLLWQGRGLWITTPVIAMFIILIRFAGLLQSWEWGVFDQYMRWRPQEAQDQRIVIVGIDETDLDNLKQATISDRILAQLLNKLKTRQPRAIGLDVYRNLPLPPGTSELEQVFRSTPNLVGIQKVVGNRKNETVDPPPVLKSLGQVGANDLIIDADNKVRRGLMYVNTETGETVYSFSLHLALHYLAKEGITASKDFRLGKTKFIPFESYDGGYIRADARGYQILINYRGKSDFFETVSMTDILKDKLPANWGRDRIIFIGYIGESFRDSFFSPHSSGLLSLPKPMSGVEIHANLTSQIISAAIEERSLFRTWSEPVEWLWILLWSGVGATLTWKLRLQNLFTLQRIISVVVAGGALLGSTYLAFLSGLWLPVVPAFLALTGSVIAITAYVARTAGDIRKVFGRYLTDEVVANLLESPEGLKLGGERRKITIFTSDLRGFTATSERLQPEEVVKILNFYLECMADEITKYQGTIDEFMGDGILVLFGAPTAREDDANRAVACGVAMQLAMVKVNAQMKEWGLPPLEMGIGINTGVVVVGNIGSEKRTKYGIVGSQVNLTYRIEGYTTGGEIIISESTFHEVESVVIIASQTQVTPKGVKEPINVYKIAGIVGEYNLFLSEHQEELCTLPEPIPIKYVLVDGKDIGNSSYQGFLVRLSIHEAEISLANKEIQSLPSCLCNIKLNLLTPNNSGETEDMYAKVLEKPAKIGNFCIRFTAKPPAIITKFHNLVEQINSRNIP; encoded by the coding sequence ATGTTGTCAACAAAACCCGGAACCTTAGTAAAGATGGATCTGGACAAACTTAAACATCTTCTATGGCAAGGACGCGGTTTGTGGATTACTACCCCTGTAATCGCCATGTTTATTATTCTGATCCGCTTTGCAGGGTTATTACAGTCCTGGGAGTGGGGAGTTTTTGACCAATATATGCGTTGGCGACCTCAAGAAGCCCAGGATCAGCGCATTGTCATAGTTGGTATTGATGAAACAGACTTGGATAATCTCAAACAAGCAACCATTTCTGATCGCATTTTAGCCCAATTACTCAACAAACTCAAAACCAGACAACCAAGGGCGATTGGGCTTGATGTTTACCGAAATTTACCTTTACCACCTGGGACTTCAGAATTAGAACAGGTATTTAGATCTACACCTAATCTGGTAGGTATTCAAAAAGTAGTTGGAAACAGGAAAAACGAAACAGTAGACCCACCCCCAGTACTCAAATCCTTGGGTCAAGTAGGTGCAAATGACCTGATTATTGATGCCGATAACAAAGTACGACGCGGCTTAATGTATGTGAATACCGAAACTGGGGAAACAGTCTACAGTTTCAGCTTGCATTTAGCTTTGCATTATTTAGCAAAGGAAGGAATCACCGCCAGCAAAGATTTCCGACTAGGGAAAACCAAATTTATTCCTTTTGAAAGTTATGATGGTGGCTATATACGTGCTGATGCTCGTGGTTATCAGATATTAATCAACTATCGAGGAAAAAGCGATTTCTTTGAAACCGTTTCCATGACGGATATTCTAAAAGACAAATTACCAGCAAATTGGGGGCGCGATCGCATTATTTTCATTGGTTACATCGGGGAGAGTTTTCGAGATTCATTTTTTAGCCCCCACAGCAGCGGACTTCTCAGCCTGCCAAAACCAATGAGTGGAGTAGAAATTCATGCCAATCTCACCAGTCAAATCATCAGTGCAGCCATCGAAGAGCGATCGCTATTTAGAACTTGGTCAGAACCAGTAGAATGGCTATGGATTTTACTCTGGAGTGGAGTTGGCGCTACCCTAACCTGGAAATTGCGATTACAAAACCTATTCACATTACAGAGGATAATCAGCGTTGTTGTAGCAGGAGGGGCTTTGCTAGGTAGTACATATCTAGCATTTCTTTCCGGCTTGTGGCTTCCTGTCGTCCCCGCATTCTTAGCATTAACAGGATCTGTAATTGCCATCACAGCTTACGTCGCTCGCACCGCTGGAGACATCCGCAAAGTATTTGGGCGTTACCTCACAGATGAAGTCGTAGCCAATTTATTAGAAAGTCCAGAAGGATTGAAACTCGGTGGTGAACGACGAAAAATTACCATCTTCACATCCGATTTAAGAGGATTCACTGCCACATCCGAACGCTTACAACCAGAAGAAGTAGTTAAAATCCTCAACTTCTATCTGGAATGTATGGCAGATGAAATCACCAAATATCAGGGAACCATTGATGAATTCATGGGTGATGGTATTTTAGTACTCTTTGGCGCTCCCACAGCTAGAGAAGACGACGCTAACAGGGCTGTAGCCTGCGGTGTCGCCATGCAGTTGGCAATGGTCAAAGTTAACGCCCAAATGAAAGAATGGGGCTTACCACCTCTAGAAATGGGCATCGGCATTAATACAGGCGTTGTAGTAGTGGGAAATATTGGTTCTGAAAAACGCACTAAATACGGTATCGTCGGTAGTCAAGTCAATTTAACCTACCGTATTGAAGGCTATACAACCGGCGGCGAAATCATTATTTCTGAATCCACTTTTCACGAAGTAGAGTCAGTAGTCATCATCGCTAGTCAAACTCAGGTAACACCAAAAGGTGTTAAAGAACCAATTAACGTTTATAAAATAGCTGGTATCGTCGGCGAATACAATCTTTTTCTCTCTGAACATCAAGAAGAATTATGCACTCTTCCTGAACCTATTCCCATTAAATACGTATTGGTAGATGGGAAAGATATTGGAAATTCATCTTACCAAGGATTTTTAGTCAGACTTTCAATTCATGAAGCAGAAATTTCTTTAGCAAATAAAGAAATTCAATCTCTACCATCTTGCCTTTGTAATATAAAACTTAATTTATTAACACCAAATAACTCAGGAGAAACCGAAGATATGTACGCCAAAGTTTTAGAAAAACCTGCAAAAATAGGTAATTTTTGCATTCGTTTTACAGCCAAACCCCCAGCGATTATCACAAAATTTCACAATCTAGTTGAGCAAATAAATTCGCGGAATATTCCATAA
- a CDS encoding DUF928 domain-containing protein: MNRQKYIQYLRKLAIGISSALLTAHIFPSQLLAQPSPIKISLEFPSGDSRGKPESTIGGGRRGFSCIHLEKGKPTLTALTPRRDNQIKTSLNNPTLYFYVPKTTATTGEFVLRSEEDNDIYQTNFKLPSTSGIVQLNIPSTAGIKTGKKYKWYFTLICNSEDRSGDEYTEGDIEQTTISSSLNKDLQQATPLIQAEIYAKNDLWPETLNNIAQLRTQTPDEWQELLKSVGLEVIAEEPLLKCCQQNPEP; encoded by the coding sequence ATGAATCGACAGAAATATATTCAGTATCTAAGAAAACTTGCAATCGGAATTTCTTCAGCCTTGTTAACTGCACATATCTTTCCTTCACAGTTGCTGGCACAACCATCACCAATCAAAATCAGTCTAGAATTTCCATCAGGAGATTCCAGAGGCAAGCCAGAATCAACAATTGGCGGAGGAAGAAGAGGATTTTCCTGTATCCATCTTGAAAAAGGAAAACCCACTCTCACGGCCTTAACACCTAGACGAGATAATCAGATCAAAACAAGCTTAAATAATCCCACACTATATTTTTATGTTCCTAAAACTACCGCAACTACTGGTGAATTTGTACTGAGGTCAGAAGAAGATAATGATATTTATCAGACAAATTTTAAACTACCCAGTACTTCTGGAATAGTCCAACTCAACATTCCCTCCACAGCAGGCATCAAAACAGGCAAAAAATATAAATGGTACTTCACCCTCATTTGCAATTCTGAAGACAGAAGTGGAGATGAATATACCGAAGGGGATATCGAACAAACAACTATCAGTTCATCATTGAATAAAGACCTCCAGCAAGCAACACCTTTAATACAGGCAGAGATTTATGCCAAAAATGATTTGTGGCCAGAAACCTTAAACAATATTGCTCAATTACGCACTCAAACGCCAGATGAATGGCAAGAACTTTTAAAATCAGTAGGTCTAGAGGTTATAGCCGAAGAACCTCTCCTTAAATGTTGTCAACAAAACCCGGAACCTTAG